In Flavobacterium sp. CS20, a single window of DNA contains:
- a CDS encoding choice-of-anchor B family protein → MKKTLVYIFFVSVLVNAQTPCNNGQVGIYSCNGYDLQSHIDLSALNANSGNDSWGWTDPLDDKEYAIVGLNNGTAFIDISQPTNPIYLGKLPTHTSNSSWRDIKVYQNYAFIVSEASGHGMQVFDLTKLRNVANPPITFSEDAHYDGFGNAHNVVINPTQAFAYAVGTQTFSGDPHVVDISDPLNPTFAGGYADDFYTHDAQVVTYTGPDSDYQGDEIYIGSNEDEVVILNVTDKANISNISTISYANIGYTHQAWLTENQQYLLLGDETDELSFGFDTRTIIFDLTDLDAPTVYMEYTGNTSAIDHNGYVKNGLFYQANYNAGLRVIDISDISNQNINEVGFFDTFPQNDNVGFSGLWNVYPFFESGNIVLSDIDSGFYLVKSSTLSNDEFVEENEISIYPNPVDDFVNIKMKSQSINNIKIYDQLGKIVYNKNKINRLDFSFNINNLSSGIYILNINDAIHQRLIVR, encoded by the coding sequence ATGAAAAAAACTCTGGTTTACATATTTTTTGTTTCTGTATTAGTCAATGCACAAACACCTTGTAATAACGGTCAAGTTGGGATATATTCTTGCAACGGCTATGATTTACAATCTCATATTGATTTAAGTGCTTTAAATGCCAATTCTGGCAATGATTCTTGGGGCTGGACTGACCCATTAGATGATAAAGAATATGCCATAGTTGGTTTAAATAACGGTACGGCTTTTATTGATATCAGCCAACCTACAAATCCTATTTATCTCGGTAAATTGCCGACGCACACTTCAAATAGTAGCTGGCGTGATATTAAAGTTTATCAAAATTATGCTTTTATTGTGAGTGAAGCCAGCGGTCATGGGATGCAAGTCTTTGACTTAACTAAATTGAGAAACGTTGCTAATCCGCCTATCACCTTTTCAGAAGATGCCCATTACGACGGTTTTGGTAACGCTCATAATGTTGTAATCAATCCAACTCAAGCTTTTGCTTATGCCGTTGGCACGCAAACTTTTAGTGGCGATCCCCATGTGGTTGATATTTCTGATCCGCTTAATCCTACTTTTGCAGGCGGTTATGCTGACGATTTTTATACCCATGACGCTCAAGTTGTAACTTACACAGGTCCTGATTCAGATTACCAAGGCGACGAAATATACATCGGAAGCAACGAAGATGAAGTTGTGATTCTCAATGTTACAGATAAAGCAAATATCAGTAATATTTCTACAATTTCTTATGCCAATATCGGATATACTCATCAAGCTTGGCTAACGGAAAATCAACAATATCTATTGCTTGGCGATGAAACAGATGAACTCAGTTTTGGTTTTGATACACGAACCATCATTTTTGATTTAACCGATTTAGATGCACCGACAGTTTATATGGAATACACAGGAAACACAAGTGCTATTGACCACAATGGCTATGTGAAAAATGGATTGTTTTATCAAGCCAATTATAATGCCGGATTACGTGTGATTGATATTTCAGATATCAGTAATCAAAATATTAACGAAGTTGGCTTTTTTGATACTTTTCCCCAAAATGATAATGTTGGGTTCAGTGGATTATGGAATGTTTATCCGTTTTTTGAAAGTGGAAATATTGTGTTGAGTGATATTGACTCGGGTTTTTATTTAGTTAAAAGTTCAACTTTATCAAATGATGAATTTGTTGAAGAAAATGAGATTAGTATTTATCCCAATCCTGTAGATGATTTTGTCAATATTAAAATGAAATCTCAATCCATAAATAATATTAAAATTTACGATCAATTAGGAAAGATAGTTTATAACAAAAACAAAATAAATAGATTAGATTTTAGTTTTAATATCAATAACTTGTCAAGTGGCATTTATATTTTAAATATTAATGATGCCATACACCAAAGATTGATTGTGAGATGA